A part of Legionella sainthelensi genomic DNA contains:
- a CDS encoding alpha/beta hydrolase, translating into MLKSVVNTAKAKQPIATTGMFAHTYYWLTSPSGDQIYQNPAYEKEQNQDRETAIYFIHGTADQASAFQLVADRLIQKELPNEISTLNLLSFDQRYQGKSIVFFAEQLREKIRANQHQRVILIAHSRGGLVASYFAEFLAKQAGIEVPLIMTIGTPFNGSYLAINLLSWFSNSIKEMKIDSDFLSKLKKKIMGESLSSYHFFIATEDAIVPGESGFIQEYVKNHPNSLTILDRHGHLSVMSSHRLVSHIAALLSTHFHSQVNSEVIVSKLAEYTLIENYSS; encoded by the coding sequence ATGTTAAAAAGCGTCGTCAATACTGCAAAAGCAAAACAACCAATCGCGACTACGGGTATGTTCGCTCATACCTACTATTGGCTAACATCTCCCTCGGGAGACCAAATATATCAAAATCCTGCCTATGAGAAGGAGCAAAACCAAGATAGAGAAACTGCAATTTACTTTATTCATGGTACAGCCGATCAAGCTTCAGCCTTTCAACTTGTTGCAGACCGCTTAATTCAAAAGGAACTTCCTAATGAAATTTCCACCTTAAATCTGCTCTCTTTTGATCAGCGTTATCAGGGAAAAAGTATCGTGTTTTTTGCAGAGCAACTTAGAGAAAAAATAAGGGCAAACCAGCATCAACGGGTCATTTTGATTGCTCACTCGCGAGGAGGGTTGGTTGCTTCTTATTTTGCAGAATTTTTGGCAAAACAAGCGGGTATTGAAGTACCTCTCATCATGACAATAGGTACACCATTTAATGGCTCATATCTTGCAATAAACCTATTGTCCTGGTTTTCCAATTCAATAAAGGAAATGAAAATTGACAGTGACTTTCTGAGCAAATTAAAGAAAAAAATAATGGGAGAGTCATTAAGTAGCTATCATTTTTTCATCGCGACAGAAGATGCTATTGTACCTGGAGAGTCTGGATTTATTCAGGAGTATGTCAAAAATCATCCAAATTCGCTAACTATTTTAGATAGGCACGGCCACCTTTCTGTGATGTCTTCTCATCGATTGGTATCTCATATTGCCGCTTTGCTCAGCACACATTTTCATTCCCAGGTTAATTCAGAAGTAATCGTTTCCAAGCTGGCAGAATACACTTTGATTGAAAATTATTCTTCCTAA
- a CDS encoding FAD-binding oxidoreductase, translated as MPQTKNKWNLFQIKQCNKKIGQALLHDEQTLASFCDDFGKLTHSNPVAVFEPKTTESAQLLIQHAHANQLPVTLRGYGMSQSGQSLTVPGGVILNMKHFDSVSEVDSHSIWVEANASWSSLLEKTLQQSLIPYVVPNNCNLSVGGVISAGGIGASSFKYGSVTAHVNSLKIIQANGELIQVDSQSSLMQACLGGQGRFGLITQACIALRSCCNFVRTFFLVYLDKESWLHDLHLCRTKADFLESFCTPAIQGAKLSETGRLPFAQWLYAIHVSLEYNEFAPDFSSLELRPWRLLHTQDESMHSYLHRHDPRFTAMKVAGQWDLQHPWYECFIPGSQLESLDALLDTLPIHYASVVHIAAVASISPAGFLQLPKSNDIFALMILNPGLPPAFIPGCLQTIQYLDSIFLPNGGKRYLSGYLGESPKTQFWKNHFEERYEDWIGLKKHYDPQNIFCSFLHRH; from the coding sequence ATGCCGCAAACAAAGAACAAGTGGAATTTATTTCAGATAAAGCAGTGTAATAAAAAAATAGGGCAAGCGCTGCTCCATGATGAGCAGACGCTTGCTTCATTTTGTGACGATTTTGGTAAGCTTACTCACTCGAATCCAGTAGCTGTCTTTGAACCCAAAACAACAGAGTCCGCGCAATTATTAATACAACATGCTCATGCAAATCAATTACCTGTGACTTTGCGTGGGTATGGAATGAGTCAATCTGGACAATCTCTTACAGTACCCGGAGGAGTAATTCTTAATATGAAACACTTTGACTCCGTATCAGAAGTAGACTCTCATTCCATATGGGTTGAAGCAAATGCTTCTTGGAGTTCTTTATTAGAAAAGACATTGCAACAATCATTAATTCCTTATGTAGTACCTAATAATTGCAATTTGTCTGTTGGTGGCGTGATTTCTGCCGGAGGTATAGGTGCTTCTTCATTTAAATACGGAAGTGTGACTGCACATGTAAACTCGTTGAAAATAATCCAGGCAAATGGAGAGTTAATTCAGGTTGATAGCCAATCTTCGCTAATGCAAGCCTGTTTGGGTGGACAAGGACGTTTTGGTCTTATTACTCAAGCATGTATTGCATTAAGATCATGTTGCAACTTTGTCAGAACCTTTTTTTTAGTTTATCTTGATAAAGAAAGCTGGCTTCATGATTTACATTTATGCAGAACGAAAGCTGATTTTTTAGAATCTTTTTGTACACCCGCAATACAAGGAGCAAAATTATCAGAAACAGGCCGCCTGCCTTTTGCTCAATGGCTTTATGCGATTCATGTTTCTCTAGAGTATAATGAGTTTGCACCGGATTTCAGCAGTTTAGAATTACGCCCCTGGCGCTTATTACATACTCAAGATGAGTCGATGCATTCGTATTTACATCGCCATGATCCACGTTTTACTGCAATGAAAGTTGCAGGGCAATGGGACTTACAACATCCATGGTATGAGTGTTTTATACCGGGTTCCCAATTAGAGAGTTTAGATGCATTGCTGGATACCTTACCCATACACTATGCTTCTGTAGTTCATATTGCAGCGGTCGCCTCTATTTCTCCGGCAGGCTTTTTACAACTTCCTAAAAGTAATGATATTTTTGCTTTAATGATCTTAAATCCGGGGCTGCCCCCAGCATTCATTCCTGGCTGTTTGCAAACAATTCAATATTTGGACTCAATTTTTTTGCCCAATGGAGGGAAACGTTATCTTTCTGGGTATTTAGGGGAATCCCCAAAAACACAATTTTGGAAAAACCATTTTGAAGAGCGATATGAAGATTGGATTGGTTTAAAAAAACATTATGATCCACAAAATATTTTTTGTTCTTTTTTACATCGTCATTGA
- a CDS encoding FAD-dependent oxidoreductase, which yields MREVTIIGSGLAGTLLALYLAKRGYKLEIFDSRPDPRSIKMDDGRSINLALSCRGITGLAGVGIQSKVEQLMVPMHARAIHELNGEIKFQYFGRHQDEYINAIQRNELNKLLLNEAEKFSAVHFHFNTKLTEVDVERKIAIFELKNNTILKQSYSCLIGADGANSCVREQLKAKGLIKASRAFLPYGYKELSIGEPRQTHLIHEHLHLWPRDAFLLLGNPNLNQSITGSLFLPCEGKNSFAELDSELKIKAFFKKSFPDAFPEMPQLLEEFTRHPTGNMSTIKCDPWYYQDQCLLIGDAAHGVVPFFGQGMNSAFEDCRILNELLDQYKDDWTKVMPAFYQSRKVNTDAVAQMSMDNFHEIQTDIRDKRFNLKKQLEQELMHRYPRLYVSKHVLVMFTNTPYAEAQAHGELQMQFLNSICDNVERIEDINWNQVENKLKQYDKKLTNMS from the coding sequence ATGAGAGAAGTTACTATTATTGGTTCAGGTTTGGCTGGGACTTTACTGGCCCTTTATTTGGCAAAAAGAGGATACAAACTTGAGATATTTGATTCAAGGCCTGATCCACGCTCAATAAAAATGGATGATGGACGCTCGATTAATCTCGCTCTTTCATGCCGCGGCATCACTGGTTTAGCAGGAGTTGGCATCCAATCTAAGGTAGAACAACTCATGGTTCCTATGCATGCAAGAGCCATTCATGAACTTAATGGAGAAATTAAATTTCAGTACTTTGGTAGACATCAAGACGAATACATTAATGCCATACAAAGAAATGAATTAAATAAATTATTGCTTAATGAAGCTGAAAAATTTTCTGCAGTTCATTTTCATTTTAATACCAAGCTCACTGAAGTAGATGTGGAACGAAAAATTGCCATTTTTGAATTGAAAAATAATACGATTCTAAAGCAAAGTTACTCCTGTTTAATTGGAGCAGATGGGGCAAACTCCTGTGTTCGTGAACAATTAAAAGCAAAAGGCCTCATTAAAGCATCGCGTGCTTTTTTACCTTATGGTTATAAAGAGCTCTCTATCGGGGAGCCAAGACAAACTCATTTAATTCATGAACATTTACACTTATGGCCTAGGGATGCTTTTTTACTATTAGGCAACCCAAATCTGAATCAATCAATCACGGGCTCGTTATTTTTACCCTGTGAGGGTAAAAATAGTTTCGCTGAATTAGATAGTGAATTAAAAATTAAAGCGTTTTTTAAAAAATCATTTCCTGATGCATTTCCCGAAATGCCCCAGTTGCTGGAAGAATTCACAAGGCATCCAACTGGAAATATGAGTACTATTAAATGTGATCCTTGGTATTACCAAGATCAATGCTTGCTTATAGGAGATGCCGCGCATGGAGTTGTTCCATTTTTTGGTCAAGGGATGAATAGTGCTTTTGAAGATTGTCGTATCTTAAATGAACTTTTAGATCAATATAAAGATGATTGGACAAAAGTGATGCCCGCATTTTATCAATCCAGAAAAGTAAATACTGATGCGGTTGCCCAAATGTCGATGGATAATTTTCATGAAATCCAAACAGACATAAGAGATAAGCGATTTAACTTAAAAAAACAATTGGAACAGGAACTGATGCATCGCTATCCAAGGCTTTATGTTTCAAAACATGTATTGGTTATGTTTACTAATACGCCTTATGCTGAAGCCCAGGCTCATGGAGAATTGCAAATGCAATTTTTAAATTCAATATGTGACAACGTGGAGAGGATTGAGGATATTAATTGGAATCAAGTGGAGAATAAATTGAAACAATATGACAAAAAATTGACTAACATGAGTTGA
- a CDS encoding bifunctional diguanylate cyclase/phosphodiesterase: protein MARQEIDYQKVAKAAEKVKKQGRDPSLINVCEELGIISPTPNLSSLLEKWYHTQPEFQRSINMPLSENINIKAHDILEKNLELEKSLSLLRATLESTADGIMMVNGQGQVVDWNQKFVEMWRIPSHMLESGTESIGFEYILQQLSNPETVIADVKYLYENPEWQGELPVLHFKDGRIFERFTQPQRIGSEIVGRVYSFRDITQKLLEEDELRIRERAIEASTLGVAIIDISKSNMPIIYVNKAFERITGYSERQILGQNLSFIHRSQVEHVSHKRLNFAIKELREETVEIECFKRNGEIFWAEVSVAPVRDSFDNVKHYICILNDVTQRREMEQQLIQQATHDSLTELPNRVLLIDRVDQAILQAKKKGSILAFLFLDLDHFKMTNDTLGHSIGDRLLQAVSNRLLIATNDFDTVCRLGGDEFVILLHDIATEQQAQQKAEEILKSIANPIRIDQHNLKITGSIGISYYPKDGDDYESLMKNADLSMYHAKDSGRNTYRSYDKEMNMRVINRMQLDNALRDSLKRNEFNLVYQPLINLATNKIIGFEALLRWHSHILGDVSPTEFISMAEENGLILDIGLWALKEACKQLVRWHQQGYSHLTMAVNISGRQFRQAHLSEIIEKTLLETGLSAKYLELELTESLLVDNVKHAVETMYELKDMGAKLVIDDFGTGYSSLSYLKQFPVDRLKIDRSFINELVNRENDAAITRAIINLGHSLNLEVLAEGVETELQLEFIAKHGCDYAQGYYFTTPQKAEDLKNFIIQHI from the coding sequence ATGGCAAGACAGGAAATAGACTATCAAAAAGTTGCCAAAGCCGCAGAAAAAGTTAAAAAGCAAGGTCGAGATCCTTCACTTATTAATGTATGCGAAGAGTTAGGAATTATTTCGCCAACACCAAACCTTTCTTCGTTACTTGAAAAATGGTATCACACTCAACCAGAGTTTCAGCGGTCTATTAATATGCCGCTTTCAGAGAATATTAATATTAAAGCCCATGACATTCTTGAAAAAAATCTAGAATTAGAAAAATCCTTATCTCTACTACGAGCTACTCTAGAATCTACGGCTGATGGCATCATGATGGTCAACGGGCAGGGACAAGTTGTGGACTGGAATCAAAAATTTGTAGAAATGTGGCGGATTCCTTCCCATATGCTGGAATCAGGAACAGAAAGTATTGGTTTTGAATATATTTTACAGCAATTAAGTAATCCAGAAACCGTCATTGCTGATGTAAAGTACCTTTATGAAAACCCAGAATGGCAAGGAGAGCTTCCAGTTTTACACTTTAAAGATGGGCGAATTTTTGAGCGATTCACCCAACCCCAACGCATTGGTTCTGAAATTGTAGGACGGGTATATAGCTTTAGAGACATTACGCAGAAATTGCTGGAAGAAGATGAGCTGCGAATAAGAGAGCGTGCTATTGAGGCCAGTACCCTTGGTGTAGCAATTATCGACATATCCAAATCCAATATGCCCATTATTTATGTGAATAAGGCTTTTGAACGGATAACTGGATATAGTGAAAGACAAATATTAGGACAAAACCTATCTTTTATTCATCGTAGTCAAGTAGAACATGTAAGCCATAAAAGGCTTAATTTTGCCATAAAAGAATTACGTGAGGAAACAGTCGAGATTGAATGTTTCAAGCGAAACGGAGAGATATTTTGGGCTGAAGTAAGCGTAGCTCCGGTCAGAGATTCATTTGATAATGTCAAACATTATATCTGTATTCTTAACGATGTGACTCAACGTCGTGAAATGGAACAACAATTGATTCAACAGGCAACTCATGATTCACTTACTGAACTACCCAATCGAGTTTTGTTAATCGACCGCGTGGATCAAGCAATTTTACAAGCCAAAAAAAAGGGATCTATCTTAGCTTTTTTATTCTTGGATTTAGATCACTTTAAAATGACAAATGATACTTTAGGTCATAGTATTGGGGATAGACTCTTACAAGCGGTCTCTAATCGTTTGCTTATTGCAACGAATGATTTTGATACAGTATGTCGCTTAGGTGGAGACGAATTTGTTATTCTATTGCACGATATTGCTACCGAGCAGCAAGCACAACAAAAAGCAGAAGAAATTTTAAAATCGATTGCAAACCCCATTCGTATTGATCAACATAATTTAAAAATAACGGGCAGTATAGGAATCAGTTATTATCCTAAGGATGGTGATGATTATGAGTCTTTGATGAAAAATGCAGATCTCTCTATGTATCATGCAAAAGATAGTGGTCGCAATACCTATCGTAGTTATGATAAAGAAATGAATATGCGCGTCATTAATCGCATGCAGCTTGATAATGCTTTGCGCGACTCCTTGAAAAGGAATGAATTTAACCTGGTTTATCAACCTCTTATCAATCTAGCAACCAATAAAATTATTGGTTTTGAAGCCTTACTGCGATGGCATAGTCATATTTTAGGAGATGTTTCTCCAACTGAGTTTATTAGTATGGCGGAAGAAAATGGCTTAATTTTGGATATAGGCTTATGGGCTTTAAAAGAAGCATGCAAACAATTGGTTAGGTGGCATCAGCAGGGATATAGCCATTTAACGATGGCAGTAAACATTTCTGGTCGCCAATTTCGTCAAGCTCATTTATCTGAAATCATCGAAAAGACGCTTCTTGAAACAGGCCTATCTGCCAAGTATCTTGAATTGGAGCTTACTGAAAGCTTGCTTGTTGATAACGTCAAACATGCTGTTGAAACCATGTATGAATTGAAGGATATGGGAGCCAAGCTCGTAATTGATGATTTTGGAACCGGATATTCGAGCTTATCTTATCTGAAACAATTTCCTGTTGATCGATTGAAAATTGATCGATCCTTCATTAATGAATTAGTAAATCGTGAAAATGATGCAGCAATTACACGAGCAATTATCAATCTAGGCCATAGCTTAAACTTGGAAGTATTGGCAGAAGGAGTGGAAACAGAGTTACAACTTGAATTCATTGCCAAACATGGGTGCGATTACGCACAAGGATATTATTTTACTACCCCTCAAAAAGCAGAAGATTTAAAAAATTTTATCATTCAACATATCTGA